The sequence GCTCAAGCTTTTCCGGTATCTTTCGGAAAACTAAAACTAAAGTCGACCATCATACCATTCGGAGAGGTTCACAAAGGAGAAATGAAGGTGGTTTCAATACCTGTGCTGAACACATCTGATTCTTCACTGACGCTTTCTATCGGGAACTTACCCAAACATATCACCGCTTTGGTACAGCCGAAAACGCTTTCTCCCGGCCAAAAAGGCAACATTCAATTCACATGCAATACTTCTCTGATAAACGATTGGGGATTTAGAAGCGATAAGGCAATATTGATCGTAAACAACGATGTTTCGGGCTCCCAAAGGAACAACCTGAACATCACCGGCTTTATTTCGGAGGATTTTTCAAAATTGACTCCTGCTCAAAAAGCCACTACTCCGGTTGCGACCCTGCAGACAAAGCAAGTGAAACTCGGCAAGATAAAATGCGGGAAAACAATAAAAGGAAAGTTCGATATACGCAATACGGGTAAGTTGCCGTTGATTATCCGCAAGATATTTTCTGACTGTAACTGCATTACTGCCCAATTACAACCGCAAGGCATTGCGGCGGGACAAACTGCCACCATCAACTTCTCCGTCAGAGCCGGCAAATCTATCGGTCAAAAAATAGAAAATGTCAACCTGATGACCAACTCTCCGACAACAACGGATCTCCAACTACCCGTCAGCTGGGAAACGATACGATAATAAAGGGTAAGGTCACCCTTGTGGTTGACCTTAGGAAAGTAAAAGGGCGACCACAAGGGTCGCCCCAACGGAGGTCGTCCTAACCGAGATAAGGTTATACTGCAAAATAACTTTCAAGCTCTTTGAGAGTATCTTCGCCGGTAGCGATATCTTTCACCACATCGCCTTTTTCAAGTACCACAATTCGCTTACATACTTCAGTGACATGATTCAAATCGTGGCTTGAGATGAGCATCGTTATTCCCTGACGGGTTTGCAAATCGTTCAGGAGGCGTTTCAGACGTATCTGCGACGACGGATCGAGTGCAGTGAAGGGTTCGTCCAGAATCAAAATTTGAGGATCACCAAGAAGCGCTGCTGCAATACCAATCTTTTTCTGATTTCCTTTTGAGAATTCACGAATCAACTTTTTACTGCCATTGATTTCTCCATTAAAAAACTCTTCCATTGACTCCAGAAACAAAGCGATATCTCCCTCCGATTTGTTGTAGAGCTTACCGACAAATTTGAAATATTCGCCGGGTGTAAGAAAATCAATCAAAAAGCCCTCGTCGAGAAATGAACCGGTAAACGGTTTCCAACTTTCGTTGCGGGCAACTTTCTGTCCGTCGATTTGTACTTCGCCATCGTTGGCTTCTATTAAATCGAGGATAAGGCGAAAAAAGGTGGTCTTCCCTGCCCCATTGTTACCTACCAGCCCGAAGCTCTCGCCTCTGGGGATGTTCAATACCGGAATGTTCAAAACGGTTACTCCGTTGTATGCTTTCTTGAGATTGGAAACTTGTATCATATGAGTTGTAAGTTGTAAGTTGTAAGTTGAAGGTTGAAGGAATGTAAATGCTTCTACTCTACCTCCCGAAATCCCTGCGCAATAATGTATTTACGACTGTTGAATTGCTTTACGCAAAGATTGAGCAAGGATTTTCTAAAAATAAGTCCTATCAAACCCATTGCTGCCAGTGACCATAATGCAACCGTCAACGATGTAAGCCACGCCAATACATTGACCCACAATATAGGGAAAAACATGATGGGTAAAACGATAAGAAAACTTTTATAGGTAGTTCCCTGATAATTCATTGCCGACGAACGAGAAAGATCGACCCTTTTATTGTTGAACGTAGCAAAAAATAACAGGAAGATGATGTTGCAACCTGTATTGAACAAAAATGCAGTCAGGTGCATATAAATAATCTTGCTACCGAACAAAAAATAGGGCGTAGTCAGAATAAAACAGATGACATTGAATGCCAGCATCAGGTAATAATTGGACTGGACATAAGTCCGTGTCGGAATATTCTTTGTCAAAATTCCGTCAAAATGGGCACTGTCCCAGCTTATCGACCATTGTCCGTAAATAAACATCAGAATACCTGTCATAAACATGGAGCAGAAAAAGCGCATCCCATCAGATTGATGATCGTTGGTATAAAACATCAAGCCGTAAAGAAGAAAAATCGCCGAAAAAAACAATAAAGTACGCGTCCTTTTGTGCCGCAACATCAATTTAAGCTGCACAGATATTAGTTCACCGATAATTCCGAAGCGATCGAGGAACGACAGGTTGGCAGTTGCCGTGCGTGAATTTTGCAACTTGCTGTTGAATTTTTCAGGATAGAAATTTTGAGCAAAAAACCATTTGTTGAGCAAAAAAGCAAGGACAACAGCTCCTGCCGGAATGAGCAATCCGATGGGGTTCATCACTACAAACCCGAAAAGTGCCCTGGAAATGGCAAACAGAGAGAAAACATGCAGGTATTCAAGTAAAAAGATCGCACCGAAAGCCACCAACACCAATACGAATGACAATAATCCCGAACCGAACCGGCGCTTGAGAAACGATGCCAGCAGGGAGTTGCACCAAACCATCAGTTCGAATGCCACCACAAACCTCAGTGCTACTCCTCCGGTATAATAAGCTGCCACCGAACGCACCGCAAAAGGAATTACCACCAACAGCAGCACATAATTAGCCAGACTAACCAGTGGTTTTAGCAACAGGAAATTAATCAGAAGAGAACGGTTAACCGGCAACACCTGATACGCATTAAGGTTGACCGTACCCAATTGCTGCATCATGAAGCGCAGCAACAAGCCTGTGAGTAACAGGTAAAGCATGGCTCCATTGAACAACTCCATCGGAGTTCCACCCGGCACTTCCTCCAATATTTTATTTAGAGAAAAACCCATAAAGAATAATAAGCCCCCTATGTAGAGTGAAAACACCCCCAGAAAAATGCTCACAGCAACATTTTTATAGAATCCCGACGAACGAATTCCTTTCATCCATTCTTGCTTTACTAACTCTAAAAGAATCATATTCAATTATTTTTTAACACAACAAAGGTATATAAATTTATCAAACGCCAAATTTGAGTTTCAAATGCTTTATCATATTAGACGCAAAAAACAAAAAAACTTACACCGACATCCTATTTTTTTCAAAATTAATTATCGGCTTTTGAAATCACACAATCTAAAACGACAAAGGGCAGCTTGTATGGCTGCCCTTCATTATTACTGAACTGATTCTAAATCGTTCACTATCCGTGTTAGTTGGTCGTATCGACAGAGAATCCGCGGAAAGAGTGCGGCTGTACAACAACGCTGTATTTGGTCACTTCATAATTTTTCCGTCCCAACACACGTTCTCCCTGCGAATTGGTGCCGTTAATCACCTCTCCGCTATCGAGATCTTTTATGCTTTTAGACTTGCGGGTTACCACGTTAATAGTCACGGGTTCGTCGCGGAAGGACTCTACCACAAAAGTACCGTTATCATAGGGGAACAAGGCCACCTGCGACGGACCTTCGATGTGCAGCCCTATTTCGTTGTCCATAAAGTTGCGCAGACTATTCAGCACCGCATCAGGCAACGCGTATAAATGGCTGAAATTTTCAGGAATCACCCACACGAAGAAATTGGCGGCTCCATAGTAATTCCGCTGTAGCAAAGGCCATCCGTTACCATAACTCAGGGTAGAAATCTCTTCCCATGAGTCGTTGGTCATATAGGTCATTTGCGGTATTTTAATTGTCACCGCAGTCTTATATGGCTTTCTCCACCAACCGCTCGGTACAATAATGGTATCTATGTCGGCTTTACGGTCTGTGTAAACCATTTCGCAAATATTTTCGATACCCTTGCCCTGCATCGCATGATAAAAGCCCGAAGTAACCACCACTTCGCCCCCGTTGAGCAAGTGCTTGTTGATTTTAGCGACAATATCGGGATCTTTAGACGCAGTTTCGGTGAGCAACACAAGCTCATTATTCTCTGGAAATGCGGGCACAATTTCCACCGGAACGCCTATCATTCCCATGTAATTCTGAAGAAAATCCTCGCCTACGGAATTAAAGGGTTTGTACGATTTAATCCCTTTTGGCGTTCCCAGTTTACCCAAAATCTTATCTGCTTTTTCAAAGGCGTAATCGGCAACACGGCCATACGTAAGCCGGGTAACACCGCGTGAAGCTGACTCTGCTTTCATATCGTCGTAGTCGAATGAAGTTTTATATTTGCTCCAAGAACGGGGGGTATCACGAATGGTTCCCTTCATTGCGCCATAGTTCCACATGGTGATTTCCGGCGTTTTGGCAAACAGAGTCATCCACAATTGTTCTGCAAACATATCAAGATAACTGGCACCGTTATCGACCCATCCGCCGAAGTTGTAGCCGGGACGAAGGTTATTGAAATAGCGATAAATAGAAAAGCTTTCGTAAGGCTGTAAATGCTGTTCGCCTTTCGGGTCGCGGGTTTCGTCGCCAGTGTAGACACCGTCAAAAATAGTGGGCATCTTTTCAAGATCAAAACCGAGTCCCTGAAAATGCTCATACCAGTTGGGAAATTTCACGATCACCTTACACTTGGGATTTACGGCATGTGCCGGATCTACAATCAGTTCTTTGGCCGATTGATCGAGCAATGCGGTTCGGAATTTAGCCCAACTCTGATCGCCCTTTGCTGCAACGCAAAGCTTACATTTGCAGTTGGTGAAATAAAAATCGTCCAACAAGATTTCGTCAAAGTATTTGGCCGCAATCTCTGAAATTTTCCTGATAAGCACTCTCGTTTCGGGATTGCTGTAACAGAAAGTCTCCCAACGTCCGGTTACCGAACCCCGGGAGTTGAAAGTAATTCCGCCCTCTACCTCAACACCTTTGCTTTTAAAAAATTTGATCGCCGTTTGAAGTGCTTTTTCGTCCACGAAATTCATGTCACGAAAAGTTTCGAGATAGATTTTATCGGGTTTTACGCTCTTTGTGAATTCACTCCATTCCGCTTCCAGCTTCTTTTCATCGCCCATTTTATTCACATCCTGAACAATGACATAAGTCGTCACGCGAAAATTCTTGTAATTGCCGGCCTTGACACCCATCAAGCACAAAAATGGCAAAACAGAAAACAGTACCGTTCTTTTCATTGTGATTATAAGATTAAAGGTTAGAGGTATCTCAAAATTTTGATATTATTTTCCCTTCAGCTTTTCTGCAGCCAATACCAAAAACATAAAATTAGTAGTCTCGGCACCGATCACATACTCGGTTTGTTGCCACATAAACGGCCACACTTTCAGCTCCGGAAAGTCAGGACGAATAATGCCAGTGCCCGATACTACACCGCCCGGAACAGACGACCAGTCTCCCCTATTTGGTCCATAAGCCGTAGTCACCGACCGCGCACCAACGCCCGATACGAACGACGAAGTATTTTCGCCAAAATGGTTGCCCAATACAAAATCAAGTGAATTAAAAATCAGATTGGAAGAAAAAATAGTCGGAAAGTTTTTATGCAGAAAATATTGCTGAACACCGGCCTGCTCAATCGACCATCCATCTCCCCAAATGGCAATGTGGTAAGGAACTCCAAACGGGTTCTGTTTGTTCTGACTTTGTACCTGATCGTTCAAACGTTGGTAAGCCGGCAATAAAGCATTTTTAAATTCCTCATTCTTCAATAGATTCCACACTCTGGAAATATAAGTTGCGGAAGAGAACAGGCTTTTAGAGAGAGTTTCTTTGGCAGCATAAACATCGGCAAGGTATTTAGGATCGTTCGTTGTAAGATAAAGTTCGCAGGCTGCATTCACCTTGTTGAACGCGATGCCCCAACCACGACTGTCGGAAGCGGTATTATTTTTAGCATAGAGTTCAAGAGCGGCTTTGAGACATTTGGCAGACAATGTATCATTATATTCTTTCAAAACGCGGGCAGCAGCAGCCAATGCCGGAATGGTCGACAACTCCCTGCCCGGGTTTTCTTCGGTAAATACCCAGCGATCGTCGCTCGCCCCCGATTCCGCACCTGTTTTCTCTGTTTTAGAGAGCTTTGGGTTGTATTTGAGCCCGTCTGTCATAGTGGAACCATCGCCCAGAAGAACATACTGTCTCAACTCGTGATCGATAATGCCGCGATAGAGCCGCCCGAGATTTTCGTAACCTCCCAGTATCGACAAAACGCCATGTTCTATTTGTTGCAGAACATCCGGTTTCCCATCGGGACGGTGAATCTCAACCACTCTGTTTGTCTCATCAATGGTGGTCTGATCCCATTTCAGGCCAAATTCTTCGTACAACAAAGCAAGGCTATGTACGGCACCGGCTTGCGATTCGACACGCAGATCATAGTCTCCGGCATCATGCCATCCGCCGATGTTGAGCCCCGGCACCTGTTCGTAAGGTTTGAAACGGGTCAGCGTAGAGTGTCCCTGCATATAACCGTCGTAGTGGTTGGTATCGGTGGGAGCCATCAACGCATCGTCCATGTGGCAAAGCCCATGCCATACCCGGTAACCCTCGTTCACACGCATGTGGCACATCTGCACCGGATAGAAGTATTCCAGAGTCGGTTGCCACACTCCTCGTTGATAAACATCATTATCAATTTTAAAAGGCTCGGTAGTATAATTATCGTATTGCAATTGATACATACCCGGCTTCTTCACATCCGAAAAGTCGAATTGATAGTAGTTGAACCGGAGATATTTACCCCATTTTACGGGCAAAGCCGACTTCGCAACTTCAGGTTTTCCATCTTCTGCAAGACGAATCAAAGAGACTTTCCTGATCTGAGTCTCCGAAGCATCCAGTTCAACATTAGCGACCTTTCGTTGGTCGGGCAAATAACCGATTTGACTGATATGAACCACCGGTTTTTGTTTGAAATTGGGGACAACATTCGGCTCGACCACCCACTCTATTGCATTTTTAAAGGCACCTTCAGGCACTTCCGAGCGTACCACATACCATCCGTTATTGTGGTAAAACCGTCCATCAAGTAGTTGAATATCCGATTTGAGGCTTGTGATGACCATCGTTTGATCGGGAGCATCCGGTGCAATGGTCAGTTTTTTGCCTGAAGCCATAGGCGATGCCTGCCACGCTCCGTCATTATCCTGTTGCATCGGACTAACCGGTTGTTTGGCAAAGATTCCCGATTTGCCATCCACATACCAGGCCTTACCAAATAAATTGCCCGGAAACAGCTCAAGGTTGAATCCAACTTTGCCAATCCATTCCTTTGGCAAAGGCTTCTCCAAATCAACGATGATACGAAATTTCTTACCTTCGCCAATAACCCTTACATTGTAACTAAAATTTAAATCGGGATAGATCACTGGATTAAAGCCTTTGCGGTTGCGGCTTTCGTCCGGGTAGGTACATTTGATGCTGATTTCGTTTTTGTCGGGAAAGACTTCTCTCTTACCACTTGCCGGAATCGGTTGCCACTGTCCCGGAGTAGGTTCAAGCCGCAGGTCTCCATTGGTGGCCACACGGGTTCCGTTCTGGATAATTCCGATAGCTCCCTGATGCCCTTCCGGATAAATATCGTAAAACACCATTACATTAAGTCCTGGCATCTCAAAATATTGATCGCTATTAATCTTGAGGCTTTGGGAATAGCCTACCGAGATTACAGCAAAGCTTAAAACAAACAATAAGATTGCTTTTTTCATGGTTGTGTTGTATTAGATTTTGTGAAAAAACGGTATAAATAGTTCTTTTTTAGAAAAGAAACCGGACGAAGGTAGCATTTAATTAGCTTATTTCCAACGAAAAAACCTTTTCATCATAGGAATTATGTTAAAAAACAGATTTACGTTCCGCCACAATCTTCCAACAGCTTTATTCCGCAAATAATTATTCTCAAACCAAGTAGACAGAGCTCAGAATTAAGCTTAGACAACGGCCGTTCTTTTAATAAAAACACCTTTGAAGGCTTAACTTATACTTAATAAATGCAAGTCAGGCCCTTTCTGCTATTAAATTGTGCTAAAACATTACCAAACAAAGACTAATATAACAAACCAACCGTTACTTTTACATTCGTAAATGTAAAATCACCATCAAACTTACATGGATATGAAAAAAATAGCATTATTTTCATTCTTGATTGCCGTCACGGTTGCTCTCAGTAGCTGTGCTAGTACTTATAAACTGGAACACAGCGCAGTCCTAAACAAAGCCGAGATCGCAACGTATAGAACGTTCTCCATCGCTCCGTTTGCAGAAGCAATGCGAATGCCAAAGAAGGGGAAAGCTGTACTTTCGGAAGAAGAGTATAATAATCTGGCGAATGGCATCCGCAGCGAGATGGCAGCCCGTGGTTATGCCGAAGATCCGGCTTCTGATCTAAAAATCAGCTTCAGTCTGTTTGTCGAACGTAATGCCGACATCACCACCAACTTATATCCCGATTACTACTACGGACGCTTTGGGATGTATCATCCATACGCATTCCGTCGTCCCTATACAGGGTACACTTCAA comes from Paludibacter jiangxiensis and encodes:
- a CDS encoding DUF4136 domain-containing protein — its product is MKKIALFSFLIAVTVALSSCASTYKLEHSAVLNKAEIATYRTFSIAPFAEAMRMPKKGKAVLSEEEYNNLANGIRSEMAARGYAEDPASDLKISFSLFVERNADITTNLYPDYYYGRFGMYHPYAFRRPYTGYTSTHIYKEGIWVINIVAVQNKMLLYSAAVSAEMSPKTLTLKSPEEISKASAVLFKKFPVKPAKK
- a CDS encoding glycoside hydrolase family 9 protein, producing the protein MKKAILLFVLSFAVISVGYSQSLKINSDQYFEMPGLNVMVFYDIYPEGHQGAIGIIQNGTRVATNGDLRLEPTPGQWQPIPASGKREVFPDKNEISIKCTYPDESRNRKGFNPVIYPDLNFSYNVRVIGEGKKFRIIVDLEKPLPKEWIGKVGFNLELFPGNLFGKAWYVDGKSGIFAKQPVSPMQQDNDGAWQASPMASGKKLTIAPDAPDQTMVITSLKSDIQLLDGRFYHNNGWYVVRSEVPEGAFKNAIEWVVEPNVVPNFKQKPVVHISQIGYLPDQRKVANVELDASETQIRKVSLIRLAEDGKPEVAKSALPVKWGKYLRFNYYQFDFSDVKKPGMYQLQYDNYTTEPFKIDNDVYQRGVWQPTLEYFYPVQMCHMRVNEGYRVWHGLCHMDDALMAPTDTNHYDGYMQGHSTLTRFKPYEQVPGLNIGGWHDAGDYDLRVESQAGAVHSLALLYEEFGLKWDQTTIDETNRVVEIHRPDGKPDVLQQIEHGVLSILGGYENLGRLYRGIIDHELRQYVLLGDGSTMTDGLKYNPKLSKTEKTGAESGASDDRWVFTEENPGRELSTIPALAAAARVLKEYNDTLSAKCLKAALELYAKNNTASDSRGWGIAFNKVNAACELYLTTNDPKYLADVYAAKETLSKSLFSSATYISRVWNLLKNEEFKNALLPAYQRLNDQVQSQNKQNPFGVPYHIAIWGDGWSIEQAGVQQYFLHKNFPTIFSSNLIFNSLDFVLGNHFGENTSSFVSGVGARSVTTAYGPNRGDWSSVPGGVVSGTGIIRPDFPELKVWPFMWQQTEYVIGAETTNFMFLVLAAEKLKGK
- a CDS encoding DUF1573 domain-containing protein; translated protein: MTGFSQYREKPVISFVSRGFDFGNIKEETGKVTHDFVFTNTGKAPLVIQQVTASCGCTTPSWTKQPIAPGAKGKITVTYSATGRPGTFTKTITVNNNSTESIVQLSIHGTVIAQPLSQAQAFPVSFGKLKLKSTIIPFGEVHKGEMKVVSIPVLNTSDSSLTLSIGNLPKHITALVQPKTLSPGQKGNIQFTCNTSLINDWGFRSDKAILIVNNDVSGSQRNNLNITGFISEDFSKLTPAQKATTPVATLQTKQVKLGKIKCGKTIKGKFDIRNTGKLPLIIRKIFSDCNCITAQLQPQGIAAGQTATINFSVRAGKSIGQKIENVNLMTNSPTTTDLQLPVSWETIR
- a CDS encoding ABC transporter ATP-binding protein is translated as MIQVSNLKKAYNGVTVLNIPVLNIPRGESFGLVGNNGAGKTTFFRLILDLIEANDGEVQIDGQKVARNESWKPFTGSFLDEGFLIDFLTPGEYFKFVGKLYNKSEGDIALFLESMEEFFNGEINGSKKLIREFSKGNQKKIGIAAALLGDPQILILDEPFTALDPSSQIRLKRLLNDLQTRQGITMLISSHDLNHVTEVCKRIVVLEKGDVVKDIATGEDTLKELESYFAV
- a CDS encoding DUF5687 family protein, whose amino-acid sequence is MILLELVKQEWMKGIRSSGFYKNVAVSIFLGVFSLYIGGLLFFMGFSLNKILEEVPGGTPMELFNGAMLYLLLTGLLLRFMMQQLGTVNLNAYQVLPVNRSLLINFLLLKPLVSLANYVLLLVVIPFAVRSVAAYYTGGVALRFVVAFELMVWCNSLLASFLKRRFGSGLLSFVLVLVAFGAIFLLEYLHVFSLFAISRALFGFVVMNPIGLLIPAGAVVLAFLLNKWFFAQNFYPEKFNSKLQNSRTATANLSFLDRFGIIGELISVQLKLMLRHKRTRTLLFFSAIFLLYGLMFYTNDHQSDGMRFFCSMFMTGILMFIYGQWSISWDSAHFDGILTKNIPTRTYVQSNYYLMLAFNVICFILTTPYFLFGSKIIYMHLTAFLFNTGCNIIFLLFFATFNNKRVDLSRSSAMNYQGTTYKSFLIVLPIMFFPILWVNVLAWLTSLTVALWSLAAMGLIGLIFRKSLLNLCVKQFNSRKYIIAQGFREVE